One Solanum pennellii chromosome 10, SPENNV200 genomic region harbors:
- the LOC107032720 gene encoding uncharacterized protein LOC107032720 isoform X2, with product MVVRTEKVPYLVFGGLRGTGPYAPVRVLRQLGGKQDLPQIADMRKYATDHENGRVAFAEDMCRMWRSRRVLGEPVPNRFFQECLREYKEWLKKSLAGTIEHGPNFPIIIADVGANHQVQLHRHQDKFDRNELEHQRRHSENAKVVARLKQELRRARQVMAQLDDSMEHQIQSIEGLRHQEGARLERDRLRANIYAMWEEVNITKRTRLDEG from the coding sequence ATGGTGGTTCGAACAGAAAAGGTCCCTTATTTGGTATTTGGTGGGTTAAGAGGGACTGGACCATATGCTCCCGTTCGAGTTTTGAGACAACTAGGAGGGAAACAAGATTTGCCACAGATTGCAGATATGAGGAAATATGCAACTGACCACGAGAATGGACGAGTTGCGTTTGCTGAAGACATGTGTAGGATGTGGAGATCTCGAAGAGTTTTGGGTGAACCTGTACCAAACAGGTTTTTTCAAGAATGTTTAAGGGAGTACAAAGAATGGTTGAAAAAGAGTCTCGCTGGAACTATTGAGCATGGTCCAAACTTTCCTATCATTATTGCAGATGTTGGAGCCAATCATCAAGTCCAACTTCACCGACATCAAGATAAGTTTGATAGGAATGAATTAGAGCATCAACGTCGTCACTCAGAAAATGCCAAAGTCGTAGCTCGATTGAAACAAGAACTACGAAGAGCCAGACAGGTCATGGCACAGTTAGATGATAGCATGGAACACCAAATTCAGTCGATAGAGGGGTTAAGACATCAAGAAGGAGCTCGATTGGAGAGAGATCGTCTCAGGGCGAACATATATGCTATGTGGGAAGAGGTCAACATCACCAAGAGGACCAGACTTGATGAAGGATAA
- the LOC107032720 gene encoding uncharacterized protein LOC107032720 isoform X1 translates to MVTIPDPFLKVWWRFMNNDDKMIVQKRIGYLQSLLEMNAWPGLIGTMVKFWDSENMVFWFGEVELTPTIQKVLISYESVAMCNKRKRHPNTDLLYPIIWDFAKIREKFSLVKAEWMNKLPGPNIPFRELHYRFGCERAYEKYKYEFLSKEKWNEMCPLTFAICLLGTIVFPQGPKYTIHPSVFMVSHSIFYEVDYKTLTKYYTLGPMILADIYRALDKFQSGECFFQVCNLIQHLWMMRHLIKTHNPKEPDPLRWSDELHGHDWWLYHNRCNKIGGEIFVYSKLRGLRDENV, encoded by the coding sequence ATGGTTACTATCCCCGATCCCTTCCTCAAAGTTTGGTGGAGGTTCATGAACAACGATGATAAAATGATCGTTCAGAAACGCATAGGTTACCTTCAGTCGCTGCTAGAGATGAATGCTTGGCCTGGCCTAATTGGGACGATGGTGAAATTCTGGGATAGTGAGAACATGGTCTTTTGGTTCGGGGAAGTGGAGTTGACGCCAACTATACAAAAAGTTCTTATCAGCTATGAAAGTGTCGCCATGTGCAACAAAAGGAAACGACATCCAAATACAGATCTCTTATATCCCATAATATGGGATTTTGCCAAAATTAGAGAAAAGTTCTCATTGGTTAAAGCTGAATGGATGAACAAGCTCCCTGGCCCAAATATACCCTTCAGAGAATTACATTATCGGTTCGGGTGTGAAAGGGCTTATGAGAAATATAAATACGAGTtcctttcaaaagaaaaatggaatGAGATGTGTCCCCTCACATTTGCAATATGTTTGCTAGGAACGATTGTTTTCCCTCAAGGGCCAAAATACACTATTCATCCTAGTGTGTTTATGGTCTCTCATTCCATCTTCTATGAAGTTGATTATAAAACATTAACAAAGTACTACACTTTAGGACCTATGATTCTGGCCGATATCTATAGGGCGTTAGACAAATTTCAGAGCGGAGAATGCTTTTTTCAAGTGTGTAATCTTATACAACATTTGTGGATGATGCGACATTTGATCAAGACTCATAATCCAAAAGAGCCAGATCCCCTAAGGTGGTCAGATGAGCTACACGGTCATGATTGGTGGTTGTATCACAATCGTTGCAATAAGATTGGAGGAGAGATTTTTGTGTATTCGAAGCTTCGAGGGCTGAGAGATGAAAACGTATAA